One window from the genome of Glycine soja cultivar W05 chromosome 12, ASM419377v2, whole genome shotgun sequence encodes:
- the LOC114379110 gene encoding E3 ubiquitin-protein ligase MBR2-like isoform X2, with amino-acid sequence MDRMSQQGHYFHSESMHFTSTNICLPNICPVVTSSGNGTILDCHYILDAHDSYLGRHFQPAAPLWPDQQLNSYNNDGHALAWHLSLPMPYVQALSANGSSSENARIGPQRYHDTTGSRSGHRFPHPPPQYHSFHQHAQEIRGARHPGHVPFVGARIHQSHRGNMHEATLRHQNHLPATFFLDDDVALLVDHHTDMRLDTEDMSYEELLALGEQIGNPKSGLSENIITSQMKTKTYLRSTNATNLEEAASEEQETDLCIICQDEYKNQEKIGILRCGHEYHTDCLKKWLLEKNVCPMCKSVALTPGEKCI; translated from the exons ATGGATCGAATGAGTCAACAAGGGCATTATTTTCACTCTGAAAGTATGCATTTCACAAGCACCAACATCTGTCTGCCTAATATATGCCCAGTGGTTACATCTTCAGGCAACGGAACTATTCTAGATTGCCATTATATACTAGATGCTCATGACAGCTATTTAGGTCGGCACTTTCAACCAGCTGCTCCTCTCTGGCCGGACCAACAGTTGAATAGCTATAATAATGATGGTCATGCTTTGGCTTGGCATCTGTCTCTTCCAATGCCATATGTACAAG CTCTCAGTGCTAATGGAAGCTCATCAGAGAATGCAAGAATTGGTCCACAGAGATATCATGATACAACTGGCAGCAGAAGTGGCCACAGATTTCCCCATCCTCCTCCACAGTACCATAGCTTTCATCAACATGCACAAGAGATCAGAG GTGCTAGGCATCCTGGCCATGTACCATTTGTAGGTGCACGTATACACCAGTCTCATAGAGGCAACATGCACGAGGCAACTCTTAGACATCAAAATCATCTTCCTGCGACCTTTTTCCTAGATGAT GATGTAGCTTTACTGGTTGACCATCATACTGATATGCGCTTGGACACTGAGGATATGTCTTATGAG GAGCTTCTTGCATTAGGTGAGCAGATTGGCAACCCAAAATCAGGTTTATcagaaaatataattacaagTCAAATGAAGACCAAAACTTATTTACGTTCTACTAATGCGACTAACTTGGAGGAGGCAGCTTCTGAGGAGCAGGAAACTGATCTTTGCATAATATGCCAG GATGAATATAAGAACCAAGAGAAGATTGGAATTCTTCGATGCGGGCACGAATATCACACAGATTGTTTAAAGAAATGGTTACTTGAGAAAAATGTCTGTCCCATGTGCAAATCCGTAGCATTGACTCCGGGAGAGAAgtgtatataa
- the LOC114379110 gene encoding probable E3 ubiquitin-protein ligase ZFP1 isoform X1 yields the protein MDRMSQQGHYFHSESMHFTSTNICLPNICPVVTSSGNGTILDCHYILDAHDSYLGRHFQPAAPLWPDQQLNSYNNDGHALAWHLSLPMPYVQALSANGSSSENARIGPQRYHDTTGSRSGHRFPHPPPQYHSFHQHAQEIRGHSFYFHPPVIAPLYRVPTNPSRSSSILIHDAIEIGARHPGHVPFVGARIHQSHRGNMHEATLRHQNHLPATFFLDDDVALLVDHHTDMRLDTEDMSYEELLALGEQIGNPKSGLSENIITSQMKTKTYLRSTNATNLEEAASEEQETDLCIICQDEYKNQEKIGILRCGHEYHTDCLKKWLLEKNVCPMCKSVALTPGEKCI from the exons ATGGATCGAATGAGTCAACAAGGGCATTATTTTCACTCTGAAAGTATGCATTTCACAAGCACCAACATCTGTCTGCCTAATATATGCCCAGTGGTTACATCTTCAGGCAACGGAACTATTCTAGATTGCCATTATATACTAGATGCTCATGACAGCTATTTAGGTCGGCACTTTCAACCAGCTGCTCCTCTCTGGCCGGACCAACAGTTGAATAGCTATAATAATGATGGTCATGCTTTGGCTTGGCATCTGTCTCTTCCAATGCCATATGTACAAG CTCTCAGTGCTAATGGAAGCTCATCAGAGAATGCAAGAATTGGTCCACAGAGATATCATGATACAACTGGCAGCAGAAGTGGCCACAGATTTCCCCATCCTCCTCCACAGTACCATAGCTTTCATCAACATGCACAAGAGATCAGAGGTCACTCCTTCTACTTTCATCCTCCTGTAATTGCACCTTTGTATAGAGTTCCAACGAATCCTTCACGCAGTTCTTCAATCCTCATACATGATGCTATTGAGATAGGTGCTAGGCATCCTGGCCATGTACCATTTGTAGGTGCACGTATACACCAGTCTCATAGAGGCAACATGCACGAGGCAACTCTTAGACATCAAAATCATCTTCCTGCGACCTTTTTCCTAGATGAT GATGTAGCTTTACTGGTTGACCATCATACTGATATGCGCTTGGACACTGAGGATATGTCTTATGAG GAGCTTCTTGCATTAGGTGAGCAGATTGGCAACCCAAAATCAGGTTTATcagaaaatataattacaagTCAAATGAAGACCAAAACTTATTTACGTTCTACTAATGCGACTAACTTGGAGGAGGCAGCTTCTGAGGAGCAGGAAACTGATCTTTGCATAATATGCCAG GATGAATATAAGAACCAAGAGAAGATTGGAATTCTTCGATGCGGGCACGAATATCACACAGATTGTTTAAAGAAATGGTTACTTGAGAAAAATGTCTGTCCCATGTGCAAATCCGTAGCATTGACTCCGGGAGAGAAgtgtatataa